From a region of the Triticum aestivum cultivar Chinese Spring chromosome 7D, IWGSC CS RefSeq v2.1, whole genome shotgun sequence genome:
- the LOC123165196 gene encoding probable protein phosphatase 2C 60, producing MIVTLMNFLRACWRPSSNRHARTGSDAAGRQDGLLWYKDAGEHVNGDFSMAVVQANNLLEDQCQIESGPLSFLDSGPYGTFVGVYDGHGGPETACYINDNLFNHLKRFTSEQNSMSADVLKKAYEATEDGFFSIVSKQWPVKPQIAAVGSCCLVGVICGGMLYVANVGDSRAVLGKHVKATGEVLAVQLSAEHNVSIEPVRKELQSMHPEDRHVVVLKHNVWRVKGLIQVCRSIGDAYLKKQEFNREPLYAKFRLREPFNRPILSSEPSICVQPIQPHDEFIIFASDGLWEHLTNQEAVDIVQSSPRSGSARRLIKSALLEAAKKREMRYSDLKKIDRGVRRHFHDDITVIILYLDSSLVSRASTHRGPAVSLRGAGVSLRSSTLAPYGSQM from the exons ATGATAGTGACATTGATGAACTTTCTACGGGCGTGTTGGAGACCTTCATCCAACCGGCATGCCCGGACAGGCTCAGATGCTGCCGGTAGGCAGGATGGACTTCTATGGTACAAGGACGCCGGGGAGCATGTAAATGGCGACTTCTCCATGGCTGTTGTCCAGGCCAATAACCTACTTGAGGACCAGTGTCAGATTGAGTCGGGTCCGTTGAGCTTTCTCGACTCTGGCCCATATGGCACTTTCGTCGGGGTTTATGATGGGCACGGTGGACCAGAGACAGCTTGCTACATCAACGATAACCTCTTCAACCATCTTAAAC GGTTCACTTCGGAACAAAATTCAATGTCAGCTGATGTACTGAAGAAAGCATATGAAGCTACAGAAGATGGGTTCTTCTCTATCGTCTCCAAGCAATGGCCTGTCAAGCCTCAAATAGCGGCTGTTGGCTCATGCTGTCTGGTTGGTGTTATCTGTGGTGGCATGCTTTATGTTGCCAATGTTGGGGATTCTCGTGCTGTTTTAGGAAAACATGTTAAAGCCACTGGAGAAGTATTGGCAGTCCAACTGTCCGCAGAGCATAATGTCAGCATTGAGCCAGTGAGAAAAGAATTGCAGTCAATGCACCCTGAAGATAGGCATGTTGTTGTTCTCAAGCACAATGTTTGGCGTGTAAAAGGCCTAATTCAG GTCTGCAGATCGATTGGTGATGCCTATCTGAAAAAACAAGAGTTCAACCGGGAACCTCTGTATGCAAAATTCCGTCTTCGTGAACCTTTTAACAGGCCCATACTAAGTTCAGAACCATCCATTTGCGTGCAACCAATACAGCCACATGATGAGTTTATCATATTTGCATCTGATGGACTTTGGGAGCACTTAACCAACCAGGAGGCTGTTGACATTGTTCAAAGTAGCCCTCGTAGT GGGAGCGCTAGGAGGCTCATAAAATCAGCCCTGCTAGAAGCAGCCAAGAAAAGAGAGATGAGGTATTCCGATCTCAAAAAGATCGACCGAGGTGTCCGTCGCCACTTCCATGACGACATAACCGTCATCATACTCTACCTCGACTCGAGCCTCGTAAGCAGGGCGAGCACCCACAGGGGCCCTGCTGTTTCGCTGAGAGGTGCCGGCGTGAGCCTGCGCAGCAGCACACTCGCACCTTATGGGTCGCAGATGTAA
- the LOC123169715 gene encoding 12-oxophytodienoate reductase 1, with product MKPIPLMTPYTMGEFDLSHRVVLAPLTRQRAYGGVPQPHAALYYSQRASPGGFLISEATRVSPPSSRQEEPESSFGNIPGIWAPEQVGAWAPVVDAAHAKGAVFFCQLWHVAGDAVRQREQQVSPQMSFDGRRKELTSPRRVAQEEAPRVVDGFRRAARNAVDAGFDGVEILGANGYFVDGGGMDMESWCRFALDVVNAVVREIGGQRVGVRLDQFSAEPDEHALALHVVSRLNDHGVLYCHMIEPRVDGRRRVSRQLLPFREAFGGTFIASGGYGREEGDAAVGEGYADLVAYGRLFLANPDLPRRFELGAPLNDCVSATFYGAGAGADPAVGYTDYPFLE from the exons ATGAAGCCCATCCCTCTGATGACGCCGTACACGATGGGCGAGTTCGACCTGTCGCACAGGGTCGTGCTGGCACCCCTCACGCGGCAGCGCGCCTACGGCGGCGTGCCGCAGCCGCACGCCGCCCTGTACTACTCCCAGCGCGCCTCCCCCGGCGGCTTCCTCATCTCCGAGGCCACGCGGGTTTCGCCGCCGTCCTCGCGGCAGGAGGAGCCGGAGTCGTCTTTCGGGAACATCCCCGGGATCTGGGCGCCGGAGCAGGTCGGGGCCTGGGCGCCCGTGGTGGACGCCGCGCACGCCAAGGGCGCCGTCTTCTTCTGCCAGCTCTGGCACGTCGCCGGCGATGCCGTCCGGCAACGGGAGCAGCAGGTGAGTCCCCAGATGAGCTTCGACGGCCGCCGCAAGGAGCTGACGTCGCCGAGGAGGGTGGCGCAGGAGGAGGCTCCCCGCGTCGTCGATGGGTTCAGACGCGCCGCCCGGAACGCCGTCGACGCCG GCTTCGACGGCGTCGAGATCCTCGGCGCCAACGGCTACTTTGTCGACGGCGGCGGCATGGACATGGAGAGCTGGTGCCGGTTCGCGCTGGATGTGGTGAACGCCGTGGTGCGGGAGATCGGCGGCCAGCGCGTGGGCGTGCGGCTGGACCAGTTCAGCGCCGAGCCCGACGAGCACGCGCTGGCGCTCCACGTGGTGAGCCGGCTCAACGACCACGGCGTGCTCTACTGCCACATGATCGAGCCGAGGGTGGACGGCCGGCGGCGCGTGTCCCGGCAGCTGCTGCCGTTCAGGGAGGCGTTCGGCGGCACGTTCATCGCCAGCGGCGGGTACGGGCGAGAGGAGGGCGACGCGGCCGTCGGCGAGGGTTACGCCGACCTGGTGGCGTACGGGCGGCTGTTCCTGGCCAACCCGGACCTGCCGAGGAGGTTCGAGCTCGGCGCACCGCTCAACGACTGCGTCAGCGCCACCTTctacggcgccggcgccggcgccgacccCGCCGTCGGGTACACCGACTACCCGTTCCTCGAATGA